The Micavibrio sp. TMED2 genome includes a window with the following:
- a CDS encoding sulfurase: MPILSPTDIYGAVAAILVNADRDTDLTSTGQDSVTVTYGGFEGEAHGGLTRPSCSRVKAQYPRGTEIRNTRQITIISDQELVEIGTAMELDGPVDPSWIGANLVLSGIPLLSQLPPSSRLIFDDGTSLVVDMENGPCRFPGEVIDQTYPGKGKLFPKAALGRRGITAWVEREGRISLGDGCRLHVPPQRLYSPLNQAVTAAE, from the coding sequence ATGCCCATTCTTTCTCCTACAGATATCTATGGCGCGGTGGCGGCCATTCTGGTCAATGCCGACCGGGACACCGATCTGACCTCGACCGGTCAGGACAGTGTCACGGTCACCTATGGCGGGTTTGAGGGTGAAGCCCATGGCGGCCTTACCCGTCCGTCCTGCAGCCGGGTCAAGGCGCAGTATCCGCGTGGCACCGAAATCCGCAATACCCGCCAGATCACCATCATCTCGGATCAGGAGCTCGTCGAGATCGGTACGGCGATGGAACTGGACGGGCCGGTCGATCCGTCATGGATCGGGGCCAATCTGGTGCTGTCCGGCATTCCGCTGCTGAGCCAGTTGCCGCCCTCATCGCGGCTGATTTTCGATGACGGCACCTCGCTGGTGGTTGATATGGAAAACGGTCCCTGCCGGTTTCCCGGTGAGGTGATCGATCAGACCTATCCGGGCAAGGGCAAGCTGTTCCCGAAAGCCGCTCTCGGTCGCCGGGGCATCACCGCCTGGGTCGAGCGTGAGGGCCGCATTTCACTGGGCGATGGCTGTCGCCTGCACGTCCCGCCGCAGCGGCTGTATTCTCCATTAAATCAAGCGGTTACCGCTGCTGAATAG
- a CDS encoding DNA polymerase III subunit delta — MIWLCASARSLPPKARNSALPLTDGKAAPVKVKPQEADRFAKAPPDGMLAILIYGPDPGLVHERMLNVTRAWLGDGMADDPFSLVDLAVEDVSKDHARLADDANAMTLMGGRRVIRLRDADEKTLKAVTQLLDDADPGKTDNRVVITAGDLTPRSGLRKLFEAAKTGAALACYVEDERQLGQIINARFTEAGKRASRDLIDTLAARLVGDRALMSREIDKLLIYMGDDESLTPTHIAETIGDEADLSLDDAVMAAMRGDIPATDRALQRLWAQDMSPVAVLRALQRHLLKLHTMACEVEGGKNPKSVLDSARPPIFFKLKNAYVAQLRSWSVSRINQAMERALEAEGQCKETGMPDKALTDRSFWFTAQLAKRRGR; from the coding sequence ATGATCTGGTTGTGCGCCTCGGCGCGTTCTTTGCCACCGAAGGCCAGAAACTCAGCGCTTCCGCTGACTGACGGGAAGGCGGCACCGGTGAAGGTCAAACCACAGGAAGCCGACAGATTTGCCAAGGCACCGCCGGACGGCATGCTGGCGATCCTGATCTATGGTCCCGATCCCGGTCTGGTGCATGAGCGGATGCTCAATGTTACCCGCGCCTGGCTCGGTGACGGCATGGCAGATGACCCGTTTTCCCTCGTCGACCTCGCGGTTGAGGATGTGTCGAAAGACCATGCCCGGCTCGCCGATGACGCCAATGCCATGACCCTGATGGGTGGCCGCCGGGTGATCCGCCTGCGCGATGCCGACGAGAAGACGCTGAAGGCGGTTACCCAGCTGCTTGATGATGCCGACCCCGGCAAGACCGATAACCGCGTGGTTATCACCGCCGGTGACCTGACCCCGCGCTCGGGCCTGCGCAAGCTATTTGAGGCTGCCAAGACCGGTGCCGCCCTCGCCTGTTACGTCGAGGATGAACGGCAGCTCGGCCAGATCATCAATGCCCGCTTCACCGAGGCCGGCAAGCGTGCGAGCCGCGATCTGATCGATACCCTCGCTGCCCGGCTGGTCGGTGACCGCGCCCTGATGAGCCGCGAGATCGACAAGCTGCTGATCTATATGGGCGATGATGAGAGCCTGACCCCAACCCATATTGCCGAAACCATCGGTGATGAGGCCGATCTGTCCCTCGATGATGCAGTGATGGCAGCAATGCGCGGTGACATTCCGGCCACCGATAGGGCGCTGCAACGGCTCTGGGCACAGGATATGTCACCGGTGGCGGTCTTGCGGGCGTTGCAGCGGCACCTGCTCAAGCTGCACACCATGGCCTGCGAGGTCGAGGGTGGCAAAAACCCGAAATCGGTACTCGACAGCGCCAGACCACCGATCTTTTTCAAGCTGAAAAACGCCTATGTGGCGCAACTGCGCAGCTGGTCGGTGAGCCGGATCAATCAGGCCATGGAACGGGCGCTGGAAGCAGAGGGCCAGTGCAAGGAAACCGGTATGCCGGACAAGGCCCTGACCGACCGCAGCTTCTGGTTCACAGCACAGCTCGCCAAACGCCGCGGTCGGTAG
- a CDS encoding quinone oxidoreductase: MTHAIRIHEPGGPEKLVWEAVDVPAPGKGEVQLEHKAVGLNYIDVYHRTGLYPLPALPTAIGLEACGVVTALGDGVSDLAVGDRVAYASPPLGAYAEMRNIPAERVVKLPDSIDDKTAAGMMLQGMTVEYLLRRTFKVEAGQTILVHAAAGGVGLMMCQWAKHLGVTIIGTVGSEEKAALAKANGCNHTIMYRQENFAEKVMEITNGAGVPVIYDGIGADTVERGFDCLSPLGMMVSFGNASGSVAEIPMSWLAKGSFFVTRPSLMAYTAKRADLVASANALFEVVQSGAVKIDVRQTYPLSEAAQAHSDLEARKTTGTTVFTV, encoded by the coding sequence ATGACTCACGCAATTCGCATTCATGAGCCGGGTGGCCCGGAAAAGCTCGTCTGGGAAGCGGTCGACGTACCGGCACCGGGCAAGGGCGAGGTCCAGCTCGAGCATAAGGCGGTGGGGCTGAATTACATTGATGTCTATCACCGCACGGGCCTCTATCCGCTGCCTGCCCTGCCCACTGCCATCGGGCTTGAGGCCTGTGGTGTGGTGACCGCGCTTGGTGACGGGGTCAGTGACCTTGCGGTCGGTGATCGCGTTGCCTATGCCTCACCGCCGCTCGGTGCCTATGCCGAGATGCGCAATATTCCAGCCGAGCGCGTGGTCAAGCTGCCCGACAGCATCGATGACAAGACCGCAGCCGGGATGATGCTTCAGGGCATGACGGTGGAATATCTGCTGCGCCGGACCTTCAAGGTTGAGGCGGGCCAGACCATCCTCGTCCACGCCGCTGCCGGTGGTGTCGGTCTGATGATGTGCCAATGGGCGAAACATCTGGGCGTCACCATCATCGGCACCGTGGGATCGGAGGAGAAAGCCGCACTCGCCAAGGCCAATGGGTGCAATCACACGATCATGTACCGGCAGGAGAATTTCGCCGAGAAGGTCATGGAAATCACCAATGGTGCCGGGGTGCCGGTTATCTATGACGGTATCGGTGCCGATACGGTGGAGCGCGGTTTTGACTGCCTCAGCCCGCTCGGCATGATGGTCAGCTTCGGCAATGCTTCCGGTTCGGTTGCGGAAATTCCAATGTCATGGCTGGCCAAGGGGTCGTTCTTTGTGACCAGGCCGTCACTCATGGCCTATACCGCGAAACGGGCGGATCTGGTTGCCAGTGCCAATGCTCTGTTCGAGGTGGTACAGTCCGGTGCCGTCAAGATCGACGTGCGCCAGACCTATCCATTGTCCGAGGCAGCCCAGGCGCACAGCGATCTGGAAGCCCGCAAGACCACGGGTACCACGGTGTTCACGGTCTAG
- a CDS encoding thioredoxin domain-containing protein — MTARNQLDQETSPYLLQHADNPVHWWRWSDEAFNVAKEQNKPVLLSIGYAACHWCHVMAHESFEDQAIADLMNEKFVSIKVDREERPDLDHLYQAALAAMGQQGGWPLTMFLTPDREPFWGGTYFPPEERFGRPGFTQVLTQVSDIYHRQPEKVENNVTALIEALEQQTFSVRGDTGIEPAVMDRMAERIARDIDPVHGGIGSAPKFPHFSILELLWRSWLRTGDETYYHAVTFTLDGMCEGGIYDHLGGGFARYATDEEWLVPHFEKMLYDNAQAIELLTQVFLGSANVLYQQRLHETVDWVLREMTVEHGGLTAFAATLDADTEGEEGKFYIWSEAEIDSLLDDKAPVFKAAYDVTGLGNWDGVNILNRRRGVPPADAKGEKILAECRDILFRARADRVPPARDGKVLADWNGMMIAALARAGFVFERKDWLDAARSAFDFVVANVARDGEMRHSWCANAAGEGITRGHATLDDFAQMARAALILYQYQGDASLLTQAQRWVDILNQHFWDSENSGYFMVSDKAGDVFVRARHAVDQATPSGNGVMVRVLAMLFYITGDQAYMEKMEALTRTFSGEIQRNFFPLATFINSVDYIQAARQVVIMGGREAAESAGLIDAMRRHPSPNILLNVVEDRHALGGGNPAQNGVVGGKSLIDDQATAYVCEGMACQPPVNTPGDLAGILAQGLKMPSPPSADD; from the coding sequence ATGACCGCCAGAAACCAGCTCGATCAAGAGACCAGCCCGTATCTGCTGCAACATGCCGATAACCCGGTGCATTGGTGGCGATGGAGTGATGAAGCATTTAATGTCGCCAAGGAGCAGAACAAGCCCGTTCTGCTGTCAATCGGCTATGCCGCCTGTCACTGGTGCCATGTCATGGCCCATGAGAGCTTTGAGGATCAGGCGATTGCCGATCTGATGAACGAGAAGTTCGTCAGCATCAAGGTCGACCGTGAGGAACGCCCGGACCTTGACCATCTGTATCAGGCAGCGCTGGCGGCGATGGGTCAACAGGGCGGCTGGCCGCTGACCATGTTCCTGACCCCGGATCGTGAGCCGTTCTGGGGCGGTACCTATTTCCCGCCGGAAGAGCGCTTCGGTCGTCCCGGCTTTACCCAGGTGCTGACACAGGTCAGTGACATTTACCATCGCCAGCCGGAGAAGGTTGAGAACAACGTCACCGCCCTGATCGAGGCGCTGGAACAACAGACCTTCAGCGTGCGCGGCGATACCGGCATTGAGCCGGCAGTCATGGACCGGATGGCCGAGCGGATCGCCCGCGACATTGACCCTGTGCATGGCGGTATCGGCTCGGCACCGAAGTTTCCGCATTTCAGCATTCTGGAACTGCTCTGGCGCAGTTGGCTGCGCACCGGTGACGAGACCTACTACCATGCCGTCACCTTTACCCTCGACGGGATGTGCGAGGGAGGTATCTATGACCATCTGGGCGGCGGTTTTGCCCGCTATGCCACCGATGAGGAATGGCTGGTCCCGCATTTCGAGAAGATGCTCTACGACAACGCACAGGCGATCGAGCTGCTGACGCAGGTCTTCCTCGGCAGTGCCAATGTGCTGTACCAGCAGCGCCTGCATGAGACGGTTGACTGGGTCTTGCGGGAAATGACCGTTGAGCATGGCGGTCTGACCGCTTTTGCCGCGACCCTCGATGCCGATACCGAGGGCGAGGAAGGCAAATTCTATATCTGGTCGGAAGCGGAGATCGACAGCCTGCTCGATGACAAGGCACCGGTCTTCAAGGCGGCTTATGATGTTACCGGGCTTGGCAACTGGGACGGTGTCAATATCCTCAACCGCCGCCGTGGTGTGCCGCCCGCCGATGCCAAGGGCGAGAAAATCCTCGCCGAATGCCGGGATATCCTGTTCCGTGCCCGCGCTGATCGGGTGCCGCCAGCACGTGACGGCAAGGTGCTGGCCGATTGGAACGGCATGATGATTGCGGCGCTGGCCCGTGCCGGTTTTGTCTTCGAGCGCAAGGACTGGCTCGATGCGGCGCGCAGTGCCTTTGACTTTGTGGTGGCCAATGTTGCCCGCGATGGCGAGATGCGTCACAGCTGGTGCGCCAATGCGGCGGGTGAAGGCATTACCCGCGGCCATGCCACGCTCGACGACTTCGCCCAAATGGCCCGAGCGGCGCTGATCCTCTACCAGTATCAGGGTGATGCGTCCCTGCTGACCCAGGCCCAGCGCTGGGTGGACATTCTCAACCAGCATTTCTGGGATAGCGAAAACAGCGGCTATTTCATGGTTTCCGACAAGGCCGGGGATGTGTTTGTCCGCGCCCGTCATGCGGTGGATCAGGCAACGCCATCGGGCAATGGCGTCATGGTCCGGGTTCTGGCCATGCTGTTCTATATCACCGGCGATCAGGCCTATATGGAGAAGATGGAGGCGCTGACCCGTACCTTCTCCGGTGAAATTCAGCGCAACTTCTTCCCGCTGGCGACATTTATCAATTCAGTTGACTATATTCAGGCTGCCCGACAGGTGGTGATCATGGGTGGCCGGGAAGCAGCAGAGTCGGCTGGCCTGATTGATGCCATGCGGCGGCATCCGTCACCGAATATCCTGCTCAATGTGGTCGAGGACCGCCATGCCCTCGGCGGCGGCAACCCGGCGCAGAACGGTGTAGTCGGTGGCAAGTCGCTGATCGACGATCAGGCAACGGCCTATGTCTGTGAGGGCATGGCCTGTCAGCCGCCGGTGAATACACCGGGCGATCTGGCCGGTATTCTGGCGCAGGGCCTGAAAATGCCGTCACCGCCGAGTGCAGATGACTGA
- a CDS encoding 3-oxoacyl-ACP reductase, whose amino-acid sequence MAYDFTNQTIIVTGAGSGIGAATAKLFAERGGNVVLVGRRKEKLDEVAADLDASHVLVHATDVSDRAAVEKLVDAAVHRFGGINVLVNNAGVAEMGKFDDFSIEDWNKTIDINVTGVFHMIQAALPYLRKVKGNIVNVSSVSGIGGDWGLAAYNASKGAVTNFTRALALELGRDGIRVNAVNPSLTITEMTAGLADDKEVLAKFAERMPLGKPAQPIDIARVINFLASDEAGFVNGVNLPVDGGVSASNGQPPIHQ is encoded by the coding sequence ATGGCATATGATTTTACCAATCAGACCATCATCGTAACCGGTGCCGGCAGCGGTATCGGTGCCGCCACCGCAAAACTCTTCGCCGAGCGTGGTGGCAATGTCGTCCTCGTCGGCCGCAGAAAGGAAAAGCTGGATGAGGTCGCCGCCGATCTCGACGCCAGTCACGTGCTGGTGCATGCAACCGATGTCAGTGATCGGGCTGCGGTTGAGAAGCTGGTCGATGCCGCGGTGCATCGCTTCGGCGGTATCAATGTACTGGTTAATAATGCCGGTGTTGCCGAGATGGGAAAATTTGATGATTTCAGCATCGAGGACTGGAACAAGACCATCGACATCAATGTCACCGGCGTTTTCCATATGATACAGGCCGCCCTGCCGTATCTGCGCAAGGTGAAGGGCAATATCGTCAATGTCTCGTCGGTTTCAGGCATTGGCGGTGATTGGGGTCTGGCGGCCTATAACGCCTCGAAAGGCGCTGTCACCAACTTTACCCGCGCACTGGCGCTGGAGCTTGGCCGCGACGGTATCCGGGTCAATGCGGTCAATCCGAGCCTGACCATTACCGAAATGACTGCCGGTCTTGCCGATGACAAGGAAGTGCTGGCGAAATTCGCCGAACGGATGCCGCTCGGTAAACCGGCACAGCCGATTGATATTGCCCGGGTGATCAACTTTCTGGCGAGTGATGAGGCCGGTTTCGTCAATGGCGTGAACCTGCCGGTCGATGGTGGCGTTTCGGCCTCCAACGGCCAGCCGCCAATTCACCAGTAA
- a CDS encoding carboxymethylenebutenolidase translates to MPMIEITCPDGKFEAYIAHPENVSADNPAPGLLVIQEIFGVNEVMRNICDAYAAKGYVAVCPDLFWRQEPGIQITDKTQEEWDKAFELYQGFNEAKGVDDLVDTLNAMRERPEITDRVGTIGFCLGGKLAYLMGTRSDADCNVSYYGVAIQDAIDEATAITQPMLMHIGEKDKFVSPEVRATILDGVSPIKLVQPHVYEGQDHAFARVGGEHYNKEAADLANKRTEDFLKEHLF, encoded by the coding sequence ATGCCCATGATCGAGATCACCTGCCCCGACGGCAAATTTGAAGCCTATATTGCCCACCCGGAAAATGTCTCGGCTGACAACCCGGCACCGGGTCTTCTGGTGATTCAGGAGATTTTCGGCGTCAATGAGGTGATGCGGAACATCTGCGATGCCTATGCCGCCAAGGGTTATGTGGCCGTATGCCCCGACCTGTTCTGGCGTCAGGAACCGGGCATCCAGATCACCGACAAGACCCAGGAAGAATGGGATAAGGCATTCGAGCTCTATCAGGGCTTCAATGAGGCAAAGGGCGTTGATGATCTCGTCGATACGCTGAATGCCATGCGCGAGCGTCCGGAAATCACCGATCGTGTTGGCACCATCGGTTTCTGCCTTGGCGGCAAGCTCGCCTACCTCATGGGCACACGCTCGGATGCCGATTGCAATGTCTCCTATTACGGTGTCGCCATTCAGGATGCGATTGACGAGGCCACCGCGATTACCCAGCCGATGCTGATGCATATCGGCGAGAAGGATAAGTTTGTCTCACCGGAAGTGCGCGCGACCATTCTGGACGGGGTCAGCCCGATCAAGCTCGTTCAACCCCATGTCTATGAGGGGCAGGATCATGCCTTCGCCCGCGTTGGTGGCGAGCATTACAACAAGGAAGCTGCCGATCTGGCCAACAAGCGGACGGAAGACTTCCTGAAAGAACACCTTTTTTAA